One Trichomycterus rosablanca isolate fTriRos1 chromosome 10, fTriRos1.hap1, whole genome shotgun sequence DNA window includes the following coding sequences:
- the zdhhc6 gene encoding palmitoyltransferase ZDHHC6 codes for MNFKSAIIVFENLSEVRRLCHWGPIIALTVISVCSSMAMLDSIIWYWPLDTTSGSINFIMLINWTVLILYNYFNAMFVGPGYIPLEWKPENQQDSMYLQFCRVCQGYKAPRSHHCRKCNRCVMKMDHHCPWINNCCGHRNHAYFTAFLLLAPLGCIHAAFIFVMTMYTQLYDRISFGWSTVKLDMSARHVHYPIMPFGIAAFAATLFALGLALGTTIAVGMLFYIQMKVILRNKTSIEVWIEEKARDRIQYYQTGEEFIFPYDLGGRWENFKQVFTWSGTPEGDGIEWPVNEKCHQYNLTIEQLKQKADKRVRSVQYRVVEDYNGAWCPLGKGINTFFRSPCSDEPRIKLTKGEIIFATRGTRWWMYGDKVLDEEQTKAGVRVRGWFPRRCAEKCPCDSANASASEEKKVK; via the exons atGAACTTTAAGTCAGCTATtattgtgtttgaaaacctttCTGAGGTTAGGAGGCTCTGTCACTGGGGTCCGATTATCGCACTTACAGTTATCTCTGTGTGCTCTTCCATGGCTATGCTGGACTCTATTATATGGTACTGGCCCTTGGATACAACCAGTGGGAGCATTAACTTTATTATGCTCATCAACTGGACAGTCCTCATCCTCTACAACTACTTCAACGCCATGTTCGTGGGGCCTGGATACATTCCCTTAGAGTGGAAACCG GAAAATCAACAAGACAGTATGTACTTACAGTTCTGTCGAGTGTGTCAAGGGTATAAAGCCCCAAGATCTCACCACTGCAGAAAGTGTAACAG GTGTGTGATGAAGATGGACCACCACTGTCCCTGGATCAACAACTGCTGTGGACATCGGAATCATGCCTACTTCACTGCTTTCTTGCTCCTCGCCCCGCTGGGGTGCATACACGCCGCTTTCATTTTTGTCATGACCATGTACACCCAGCTGTATGATCGG ATCTCTTTCGGCTGGAGCACAGTGAAGCTAGACATGAGTGCACGACATGTCCACTATCCCATAATGCCATTCGGCATAGCAGCTTTTGCAGCCACTCTCTTTGCTTTGGGATTGGCGCTTGGCACTACGATTGCTGTGGGCATGTTGTTTTATATTCAG ATGAAAGTGATTCTGCGAAACAAAACCTCGATTGAAGTATGGATCGAAGAGAAG GCCAGAGACAGAATCCAGTACTACCAAACCGGAGAGGAGTTTATATTTCCGTATGACCTGGGGGGTCGTTGGGAGAACTTTAAGCAGGTCTTCACCTGGTCTGGTACCCCAGAGGGAGATGGAATTGAATGGCCTGTAAATGAGAAATGTCACCAGTACAATCTGACT ATCGAGCAGCTGAAGCAGAAAGCAGATAAGCGTGTTAGGAGT gtgcagTACAGAGTCGTGGAGGATTATAACGGAGCCTGGTGTCCGTTAGGAAAAGGAATAAATACCTTCTTCAGGTCACCCTGCTCAGATGAACCCAGGATTAAACTTACTAAAGGAGAGATCATTTTTGCCACAAGAGGAACCAG GTGGTGGATGTATGGGGATAAAGTTTTGGATGAGGAACAAACCAAAG CTGGAGTCCGTGTAAGAGGATGGTTTCCACGCCGATGTGCAGAAAAGTGCCCCTGTGATTCAGCAAACGCATCAGCAAGTGAAGAAAAGAAAGTCAAATGA